From a single Lewinella sp. LCG006 genomic region:
- a CDS encoding amidohydrolase family protein, with amino-acid sequence MLPIENFRLLFILLIFASCSSPTPTYDTLITNAMIYDGSGKAPYLGAIAIKGDTIAALGDFEGTAENIIDAQGKALAPGFINVLSWANVSLIEDGRSLSDLKQGVTLEVMGEGRSMGPLNETMKTEMKEDQSDIKYDISWTTLGEYLQFLENKGVATNIASFVGNGTLRQHVIGYDNRPAKPEEMAAMKDLLAKAMQEGAVGLSSSLLYAPSRYADTQELIELAKVAAEYGGIYISHIRDEGDQLLESVEELITIAREAKIPAEIYHLKASGQHNWHKLDSVFQMIENARAEGLQITADMYTYPASSTGLHTQLPEWVREGGVDAALERMADPKLRAKILEDIQFFHPPQNILLVGFKNPELRQYQGKRLDEVAAIIGKPAEEAMVDLMVQDQSRIQVVYFSMSEENIQKKIVQPWMSFCSDAGSYAAEGIFLASSTHPRAYGSFIRVLGKYSRDEGLFPLEEGIRRLSALPAENLHLDRRGKIASGYFADLVLFDPEKVQDKATFEVPHQYAEGVENVWVNGQLVLQNGEATGTFSGRYLKRKSTK; translated from the coding sequence ATGCTACCAATAGAAAATTTCCGCCTATTATTTATTTTACTCATTTTCGCTAGCTGCTCCTCCCCTACTCCAACCTACGATACGCTCATCACCAACGCTATGATCTACGATGGCTCAGGAAAAGCGCCGTACCTCGGTGCTATCGCCATCAAGGGGGATACGATTGCTGCCTTGGGTGATTTTGAAGGAACCGCCGAAAATATCATTGATGCCCAAGGAAAGGCGCTCGCTCCAGGCTTCATCAATGTCCTGAGCTGGGCCAATGTTTCGCTAATAGAGGATGGCCGCTCCCTGAGCGACCTCAAGCAAGGGGTCACCTTGGAGGTAATGGGAGAAGGTCGTTCGATGGGTCCTTTGAATGAGACCATGAAAACAGAAATGAAGGAAGACCAGAGCGACATAAAATACGATATTTCATGGACCACCTTAGGGGAATATCTGCAATTTTTGGAAAACAAAGGTGTAGCTACCAATATCGCTTCTTTTGTGGGCAATGGCACTCTGCGCCAGCACGTCATCGGCTACGACAATCGGCCAGCTAAACCGGAAGAAATGGCGGCCATGAAAGACCTTCTGGCGAAAGCCATGCAGGAAGGTGCTGTTGGTTTATCCTCTTCCTTACTCTATGCGCCCAGTCGATATGCCGACACCCAAGAATTGATCGAATTGGCCAAGGTAGCAGCGGAATATGGCGGCATCTACATCTCTCATATCCGCGACGAAGGAGATCAGCTCCTCGAATCCGTCGAAGAACTCATCACCATTGCTCGCGAAGCCAAAATTCCGGCTGAAATCTACCATCTTAAAGCTTCCGGACAACACAATTGGCATAAACTTGACAGTGTCTTCCAAATGATAGAAAATGCCAGAGCAGAAGGTCTCCAAATTACTGCCGACATGTACACCTACCCGGCCAGCTCCACGGGATTGCATACCCAACTTCCAGAATGGGTCAGGGAAGGTGGTGTTGATGCTGCGTTGGAGCGAATGGCTGACCCAAAGCTACGAGCGAAAATCCTAGAGGACATCCAGTTCTTTCACCCACCACAAAACATTCTGCTTGTTGGTTTCAAAAACCCTGAATTGCGCCAATACCAAGGGAAGCGGCTTGATGAAGTGGCTGCGATAATTGGAAAGCCTGCCGAAGAAGCCATGGTCGATTTGATGGTACAGGACCAAAGCCGCATCCAGGTCGTCTACTTCTCTATGTCGGAGGAGAACATTCAAAAGAAGATCGTGCAGCCCTGGATGAGTTTCTGCTCCGATGCTGGCTCCTACGCAGCCGAAGGCATCTTTTTGGCCTCAAGCACTCACCCACGAGCTTATGGCTCCTTTATCCGAGTATTGGGCAAGTACAGCAGAGACGAAGGACTATTCCCACTGGAAGAAGGCATCCGCAGATTGAGCGCCCTCCCAGCCGAGAACCTGCACCTGGACCGCAGAGGGAAAATCGCATCCGGCTACTTTGCCGACTTAGTACTTTTTGATCCCGAAAAGGTACAAGACAAAGCCACTTTCGAAGTACCCCATCAATATGCCGAAGGTGTAGAAAACGTATGGGTTAACGGTCAATTGGTTTTACAAAACGGAGAGGCAACAGGAACCTTTTCAGGTCGTTATTTAAAAAGAAAAAGCACCAAATAA
- a CDS encoding M48 family metalloprotease codes for MPSSYALAVVLTIVGIFAAIQLVLAAPGFWTLLIGLGLASVGFLVVFFLLKFLFKKHKTDRSEFIEINRQQEPRLFALLDDIVKEVGTSFPKHVYLSHDVNAAVFFDSNFWSMFFPIKKNLIIGLGLVNTVSDEEFKAILAHEFGHFSQNSMKVGSYVYNANQIIHNMLYDNDGFHQLASGWASVHGLITLFVIGAVRIVQAIQWVLGHMYNFINLSYMSLSREMEFHADEVAAHVSGSEPMSKALLRLDMCQEALNMVLNFYSRKIDDQLTSQNIYAEQLYTLHFLAKEKRLSIEQKLPQVTVDDLDKFNHSKLVIDNQWASHPSTADRVAALQKLSLEKQDNVPVPANELFVNITELQQQMTRQLFKIVVYSDVPTDLSLSQFNAAFKEDYDKGTFAPMYHGYYDNYNIQVFPLDAPSNLAGIASAKDLFTEQRLDLIYQYLGLETDLLSLAQIATGNTAIRTFDYAGRKYRAAESKELLTQLEAEHQQVKEQLAEHDQRIFTYFHQAATAEQAAELKNLYAAYFTFVDTFDKQLELHHQFSQRLQFVTEVTPEEQIIQNLKEVAKLEELLKEKLSAMLYDPLYMDSTGSSLRKTIEEYLSRDLAYFVGSTYVEDNLQRLFTALAGYQEMLGYAHFMHRKGILDFQAKKEKGQQ; via the coding sequence TTGCCATCGTCCTATGCCTTGGCCGTCGTGCTTACCATTGTCGGTATCTTCGCCGCGATCCAACTAGTGCTCGCAGCCCCCGGTTTTTGGACGCTCTTGATCGGTCTGGGACTCGCGAGTGTGGGCTTTTTGGTTGTCTTTTTTCTCCTTAAGTTTCTGTTCAAAAAACACAAAACTGATCGTTCTGAGTTTATCGAGATAAATCGACAGCAGGAGCCACGTTTGTTTGCTTTGCTAGATGATATTGTCAAGGAAGTAGGCACAAGTTTCCCTAAACACGTATACCTTTCCCACGACGTGAATGCTGCGGTCTTTTTCGACTCTAACTTCTGGAGTATGTTTTTTCCCATCAAGAAGAACCTCATCATTGGCCTAGGCCTAGTCAATACCGTTTCGGACGAAGAGTTTAAAGCGATTTTGGCCCACGAGTTTGGCCACTTTTCTCAAAATAGCATGAAGGTGGGTAGCTACGTCTACAATGCCAATCAGATCATCCATAATATGCTTTACGACAATGATGGCTTTCACCAATTGGCTAGTGGTTGGGCCAGTGTCCACGGGTTAATTACGCTGTTTGTAATCGGAGCCGTTCGGATTGTTCAAGCTATCCAGTGGGTTTTGGGGCATATGTACAACTTCATCAACCTTAGTTACATGAGCTTGTCGCGTGAGATGGAGTTTCACGCAGATGAGGTCGCCGCGCACGTAAGTGGTTCAGAGCCGATGAGTAAGGCGCTGCTAAGGCTAGATATGTGCCAAGAGGCTCTTAATATGGTGCTGAATTTTTATAGCCGCAAAATCGACGATCAGCTCACCAGCCAGAACATTTACGCGGAACAACTCTATACGCTGCATTTCCTGGCTAAGGAAAAACGGCTGTCCATCGAACAGAAGCTGCCCCAGGTGACTGTCGATGATCTCGACAAATTTAATCATTCCAAACTGGTAATCGATAACCAGTGGGCTTCCCACCCTAGTACCGCTGACCGGGTAGCTGCATTGCAAAAACTTTCACTTGAAAAGCAAGACAATGTACCTGTTCCTGCGAACGAACTTTTTGTAAACATTACGGAGCTTCAGCAGCAAATGACCCGTCAACTATTTAAAATCGTCGTCTATTCCGACGTTCCTACTGATTTATCGTTATCTCAATTTAACGCAGCGTTTAAAGAAGATTACGACAAGGGTACTTTCGCACCCATGTACCATGGTTATTATGACAATTACAATATACAGGTTTTTCCCCTAGATGCTCCTTCCAATTTGGCAGGCATCGCCAGTGCAAAAGACCTTTTTACGGAACAACGGTTAGACCTTATCTATCAGTATCTCGGCCTGGAGACGGACTTGCTCAGTCTTGCTCAAATTGCCACGGGCAATACAGCGATCAGAACATTTGATTATGCCGGTCGCAAATACCGGGCAGCGGAAAGCAAGGAATTATTGACCCAGCTAGAAGCCGAACACCAGCAAGTAAAGGAACAACTTGCCGAACACGATCAGCGCATATTCACCTATTTCCACCAAGCGGCTACGGCTGAACAGGCTGCGGAACTTAAGAACCTCTACGCTGCTTATTTTACGTTTGTTGACACCTTCGATAAACAATTGGAGTTGCATCACCAGTTTTCGCAACGGCTTCAGTTCGTTACCGAGGTTACTCCGGAAGAACAGATCATCCAAAACCTGAAAGAAGTAGCGAAACTGGAAGAATTGCTCAAAGAAAAGCTGTCCGCAATGCTCTATGATCCCCTCTACATGGATAGCACGGGTAGCTCTTTACGTAAAACCATCGAAGAGTACCTGTCACGCGATCTCGCTTACTTTGTTGGCAGTACCTATGTGGAAGACAACCTTCAGCGCTTGTTTACCGCGCTAGCGGGTTATCAGGAAATGCTGGGGTACGCGCACTTTATGCACCGTAAGGGGATATTGGATTTTCAGGCTAAAAAAGAAAAAGGCCAACAGTAA